From a region of the Falco peregrinus isolate bFalPer1 chromosome 5, bFalPer1.pri, whole genome shotgun sequence genome:
- the CCDC78 gene encoding coiled-coil domain-containing protein 78, translated as MDFGSVAENENAQLQHRNGGLYQLEDLQKEMEKLAGSETDLSARMVFSEEEKLKISKDLIDLQIETNKMKEQYETENFELKNMILSLENRVLELELCSKKVTGERNALQERLYVLETSWKELTDEYIILKSNYLALGKELDQEVMKNEELSLELLNLANARSNLPRTNSNGFPAMANESSAELERVRAMVHRLSAQKVKNQPEDVVASEHERQKLERNLLGNQDHIKVELEILKKTYDSQQQKLEDRMITMGKELQEAKGAIGDTQHKLVEQSAVLLTSQSQLQEVEAENSQLQLRLKELNEEYRSRLAQYIKDVADYMDSKSSNITGPSTAPADLAPMKHFVDSMLKDIRASYKSREEQLAKAARGYKKRMKNLVKKHENLLIAYGLQREQIQSLGSSAMDCGPAELHFSITDPELLTNTTRELNRLREDKAKLEMQLHELQKKRLKETSALPLSSKQQLDEEGWAEVRKQLQEFTHTTQEDLEQKRSQLLTRAIMAEEQVSELQEYIDKHLARYKQEIIRLRNLAGSDVPRVPGAGTDDIHSLPRARRTVSHEP; from the exons ATGGATTTTGGAAGTGTTGCAGAGAATGAGAAC gcgcagctgcagcacaggaatgGGGGGCTGTACCAGCTCGAAGACCTGCAGAAGGAGATGGAAAAACTGGCTGGCTCTGAAACAGATTTGTCAGCCAGGATGGTCTTCagtgaagaggaaaaactgaag ATTTCCAAAGACCTCATTGATCTCCAGATCGAGACAAACAAAATGAAGGAGCAGTATGAGACAGAGAactttgaactgaaaaatatg ATCCTGTCCCTGGAGAATCgtgtgctggagctggagctctGCAGTAAGAAAGTCACTGGGGAGCGAAATGCCTTACAGGAACGCCTGTATGTTCTGGAGACCAGTTGGAAGGAGCTGACAGATGAGTAcatcattttgaaaagcaattacCTGGCTCTTGGCAAAGAGCTGGACCAGGAG GTCATGAAGAATGAAGAGCTCAGCCTAGAGCTGCTCAACCTGGCCAATGCCAGGAGCAACCTTCCCCGCACTAACAGCAATGGCTTCCCTGCCATGGCCAATGAATCCTCTGCCGAGCTGGAAAGAGTGAGAGCAATGGTGCATCGTCTCTCTGCTCAGAAAGTGAAG AACCAGCCAGAAGATGTAGTTGCCTCTGAACATGAGCGGCAAAAGCTGGAGAGAAAC TTGCTTGGAAACCAGGATCACATAAAAGTGGAActtgaaatactgaagaaaacctATGATTCGCAGCAACAGAAACTGGAAGACAGAAT GATCACGatggggaaggagctgcaggaagCAAAGGGAGCAATTGGGGACACCCAGCACAAGCTGGTGGAGCAGTCAGCG GTGCTGCTCACCTCCCAGAGCCAGCTCCAAGAGGTGGAGGCAGAGAactcccagctgcagcttcGTCTGAAGGAGTTGAACGAGGAATATCGCTCCCGGCTCGCGCAGTACATCAAGGATGTGGCG GACTACATGGACAGCAAATCTAGCAACATAACGGGGCCTAGCACGGCCCCAGCTGATCTTGCTCCCATGAAACACTTTGTGGACAGCATGCTGAAGGATATCAGGGCTTCCTACAAGTCTCGGGAAGAGCAGCTAGCTAAAGCAGCACGTGGCTACAAGAAACGCATGAAGAACTTGGTCAAGAAGCATGAGAACCTGCTGATTGCCTACGG GCTCCAGCGAGAGCAGATCCAATCCTTGGGCAGCAGTGCTATGGATTGTGGCCCTGCCGAGCTCCACTTTTCCATCACAGACCCAGAGCTGCTGACAAACACAACCCGGGAGCTAAACCGGCTGCGGGAGGATAAAGCAAAACTGGAGATGCAGCTACATGAATTGCAGAAG aaaagactgaaagaaaccTCTGCCCTTCCGCTGTCTTCCAAGCA GCAGCTGGATGAGGAGGGCTGGGCAGAGGTCAGGAAGCAGCTCCAGGAGTTCACACACACCACCCAG GAGGATTTGGAGCAGAAGAGAAGCCAGCTGCTGACTCGGGCGATTATGGCAGAAGAGCAGGTGTCAGAGCTACAGGAATACATAGATAAGCATCTTGCAAG GTACAAGCAGGAGATCATCCGGCTGAGGAACCTTGCTGGCAGTGATGTGCCACGTGTGCCGGGTGCTGGGACAGATGATATTCACTCACTGCCCAGAGCCAGAAGGACTGTCAGCCATGAACCGTAG
- the IGFALS gene encoding insulin-like growth factor-binding protein complex acid labile subunit: MSTGKAGITLLLPLALLLATASQPPEGDTPKDQGDTDPPRCPSPCACSLDDYSEELNVFCSTRNLTHLPEDVPHNAKALWLDGNNFTLLPAAAFRNLSALDFLDLQSSQLAAVEQHAFHGLRSLYHLHLERNRLKHLAPHTFLHTQNLVSLSLNNNYFSKVEEGLFAGLSNLWYLNLGWNSLVVLPDKVFHDLPNLRELILAGNKLPYLQHQLFCSLTELKELDLSGNALKGIKINTFVKLQKLQKLYLNHNQINAIAPRAFMGMKSLRWLDLSHNRLVLLFEDTFLGLLSLHVLRLSTNSITSLRPRTFKDLQFLEELQLGHNRIRSVMERTFDGLGQLEVLSLNNNQLQDIRVGAFLGLYNVAVMHLSVNCIKVLPDHVFKGVTKLHSLHLEHSCLGKIRANTFSSLSSLRRLFLQHNAISVIEDQSFSELHELLELDLKHNRLSHLSPQLFVGLSNLEYLFLSSNQLLDISQNTFSPLQRLFWLDLSHNQLETLDNTVISPLANLRYLSLRNNSLETFSVDFLCASFALEQLWLGGNNWHCNCSLKGLRDFSLQHPVVVPRFVQSVAEGDDAHVPIYTYNNLTCLHPPAVAGLDLRDTTEDSFAHC; encoded by the exons aTGAGCACAGGCAAAG CCGGTATcaccctcctgctccccttggccctgctgctggccactgcttcccagccccCCGAGGGGGACACCCCAAAGGACCAGGGGGACACGGACCCCCcgcgctgccccagcccttgTGCCTGCAGCTTGGACGACTACAGTGAGGAGCTTAATGTCTTCTGCAGCACCCGCAACCTGACGCACCTGCCCGAGGACGTGCCCCACAACGCCAAAGCCCTTTGGCTGGATGGCAATAATTTCACCCTGCTGCCGGCCGCTGCCTTTAGGAACCTCTCAGCCCTGGACTTTCTGgacctgcagagcagccagctggcCGCTGTGGAGCAGCACGCTTTCCACGGGCTGCGGAGCCTCTACCACCTCCACCTCGAACGCAACCGCCTCAAGCACTTGGCTCCCCACACCTTCCTGCACACCCAGAACCTTGTCTCCCTCAGCCTCAACAACAACTACTTCAGTAAGGTGGAGGAAGGGCTGTTTGCTGGGCTGTCCAACCTCTGGTATCTGAACCTGGGCTGGAACTCGCTTGTGGTCCTGCCTGACAAAGTCTTCCATGATTTGCCCAACTTGAGGGAGCTGATCCTGGCTGGGAACAAGCTCCCCTATCTCCAGCAccagctcttctgcagcctTACTGAGCTGAAAGAGCTGGACCTGAGTGGGAACGCGCTCAAGGGCATCAAGATCAATACCTTTGTCaagctgcagaagctgcagaagctgtACCTGAACCACAACCAGATCAATGCCATCGCTCCCCGTGCCTTCATGGGCATGAAGTCTCTCCGGTGGCTGGATCTCTCCCACAACCGACTCGTCTTGCTATTTGAGGACACGTTTCTGGGCCTCCTAAGCCTGCATGTCCTACGCTTGTCTACCAACTCCATCACCAGCCTGAGGCCCAGGACTTTCAAAGACCTCCAGTtcctggaggagctgcagctaGGGCACAACAGGATCCGGAGTGTGATGGAAAGGACCTTTGATGGGCTGGGCCAGCTGGAGGTCCTCAGCCTCAACAACAACCAGCTACAAGACATCAGGGTTGGGGCATTCCTGGGGCTGTACAATGTGGCAGTGATGCACTTGTCCGTGAACTGCATCAAGGTCCTGCCCGACCACGTCTTCAAGGGGGTCACCAAGCTGCACAGCCTCCACCTGGAGCACAGCTGCCTTGGCAAGATCCGGGCAAATACCTTCTCCAGCCTCTCCAGCCTGCGGCGGCTCTTCTTGCAGCACAATGCCATCTCGGTCATCGAAGACCAAAGCTTCAGTGAACTGCATGAGCTTCTGGAGCTCGACCTGAAGCACAACAGGCTGAGCCACCTCTCACCCCAGCTCTTTGTGGGTCTGAGCAACCTGGAGtacctcttcctctcctccaacCAGCTCCTGGATATCTCCCAGAACACCTTCAGCCCGCTTCAGAGACTCTTCTGGCTCGACCTCTCCCATAACCAGCTGGAGACACTGGACAACACTGTCATCTCCCCCCTGGCCAACCTGCGATACCTCAGCCTGAGGAATAACTCACTGGAGACCTTCTCGGTGGACTTTCTGTGTGCCTCCTTtgccctggagcagctgtggctggggggCAACAACTGGCATTGCAACTGCTCCCTGAAGGGCTTACGGGActtctccctgcagcaccctgtgGTGGTCCCCCGCTTCGTGCAGTCTGTGGCCGAGGGGGACGATGCCCACGTCCCCATCTACACCTACAACAACCTCACCTGCCTCCATCCCCCAGCTGTGGCGGGCCTGGACCTCCGCGACACCACGGAGGACAGCTTTGCTCACTGCTGA
- the NUBP2 gene encoding cytosolic Fe-S cluster assembly factor NUBP2 isoform X2, translating into MEEVARERSNLAGVRHILLVLSGKGGVGKSTISTELALSLRHSGKKVGILDVDLCGPSIPRMFRVQDNSVHQCDSGWVPVFVDQDKSISLMSIGFLLENPDDAVVWRGPKKNALIKQFVADVAWGDLDFLIVDTPPGTSDEHISTVEALRPYQLLGAILVTTPQAVSVGDVRRELTFCKKMNLRVLGIVENMSGFVCPHCSECTNIFSKGGGEELAKHAGVPFLGCVPLDPQLSQSLEEGRDFIQEFPKSSAFPALAHIAQQILDGTSQQSS; encoded by the exons ATGGAGGAGGTGGCGCGGG AGAGAAGCAACCTGGCCGGGGTGCGGCACATCCTGCTGGTGCTCTCCGGGAAGGGCGGCGTGGGGAAGAGCACCATCTCCACCGAGCTGGCTCTGTCGCTGCGCCACTctgggaagaag GTGGGGATCCTGGACGTGGACCTGTGCGGCCCCAGCATACCCCGCATGTTCAGGGTGCAGGACAACAGCGTGCACCAGTGCGACAGTGGCTGGGTCCCAGTCTTTGTGGACCAAGACAAGAGCATCTCACTTATGTCCATTGGCTTCCTGCTGGAGAATCCAGATGATGCTGTGGTGTGGAGAGGACCCAAGAAAAATG catTGATCAAACAATTTGTTGCTGACGTGGCCTGGGGGGACCTGGACTTCCTTATTGTAGACACACCACCGGGCACATCCGATGAGCACATCTCCACAGTGGAGGCCTTGCGGCCCTACCAACTGCTTGGAGCAATCCTGGTCACAACGCCCCAG gcTGTATCTGTGGGAGATGTGAGGCGAGAGCTGACGTTCTGTAAGAAGATGAACTTACGAGTTCTTGGCATTGTGGAGAACATGAGTGGCTTCGTCTGCCCACACTGCTCG GAGTGCACAAATATCTTTTCCAAAGGGGGAGGTGAGGAGCTGGCCAAGCATGCTGGAGTCCCATTCCTAG GCTGTGTCCCCCTGGACCCCCAACTCAGCCAGAGCTTGGAAGAAGGCAGAGACTTCATCCAAGAGTTTCCCAAgagctctgccttccctgccctggCTCACATTGCCCAACAGATCTTGGATGGTACATCGCAGCAGAGCTCCTGA
- the NUBP2 gene encoding cytosolic Fe-S cluster assembly factor NUBP2 isoform X1, with protein MAPGLAGGPGLAPAGGSAESTGPGTGPPVSPGRYPGSTSLRGSVSPLPGSPSPPPPPPIPGPSAVTVGGGADEVRHERSNLAGVRHILLVLSGKGGVGKSTISTELALSLRHSGKKVGILDVDLCGPSIPRMFRVQDNSVHQCDSGWVPVFVDQDKSISLMSIGFLLENPDDAVVWRGPKKNALIKQFVADVAWGDLDFLIVDTPPGTSDEHISTVEALRPYQLLGAILVTTPQAVSVGDVRRELTFCKKMNLRVLGIVENMSGFVCPHCSECTNIFSKGGGEELAKHAGVPFLGCVPLDPQLSQSLEEGRDFIQEFPKSSAFPALAHIAQQILDGTSQQSS; from the exons ATGGCGCCGGGCCTTGCTGGAGGCCCAggcctggctcctgctggcgGAAGCGCTGAGTCAACGGGGCCTGGCACGGGGCCGCCGGTGTCACCGGGCCGGTATCCCGGAAGCACCTCGCTGCGGGGCTCtgtctcccccctccccggctccccttcccccccccccccccccccaataccGGGGCCGAGCGCCGTTACCGTCGGTGGAGGTGCGGATGAGGTCCGCCATG AGAGAAGCAACCTGGCCGGGGTGCGGCACATCCTGCTGGTGCTCTCCGGGAAGGGCGGCGTGGGGAAGAGCACCATCTCCACCGAGCTGGCTCTGTCGCTGCGCCACTctgggaagaag GTGGGGATCCTGGACGTGGACCTGTGCGGCCCCAGCATACCCCGCATGTTCAGGGTGCAGGACAACAGCGTGCACCAGTGCGACAGTGGCTGGGTCCCAGTCTTTGTGGACCAAGACAAGAGCATCTCACTTATGTCCATTGGCTTCCTGCTGGAGAATCCAGATGATGCTGTGGTGTGGAGAGGACCCAAGAAAAATG catTGATCAAACAATTTGTTGCTGACGTGGCCTGGGGGGACCTGGACTTCCTTATTGTAGACACACCACCGGGCACATCCGATGAGCACATCTCCACAGTGGAGGCCTTGCGGCCCTACCAACTGCTTGGAGCAATCCTGGTCACAACGCCCCAG gcTGTATCTGTGGGAGATGTGAGGCGAGAGCTGACGTTCTGTAAGAAGATGAACTTACGAGTTCTTGGCATTGTGGAGAACATGAGTGGCTTCGTCTGCCCACACTGCTCG GAGTGCACAAATATCTTTTCCAAAGGGGGAGGTGAGGAGCTGGCCAAGCATGCTGGAGTCCCATTCCTAG GCTGTGTCCCCCTGGACCCCCAACTCAGCCAGAGCTTGGAAGAAGGCAGAGACTTCATCCAAGAGTTTCCCAAgagctctgccttccctgccctggCTCACATTGCCCAACAGATCTTGGATGGTACATCGCAGCAGAGCTCCTGA
- the SPSB3 gene encoding SPRY domain-containing SOCS box protein 3 isoform X1, producing the protein MARRTRSSRAWHFVLSGVRREVDTRAVALATGVRGWGYDSDGQHSDSDSEPEFSSLSPSIPSAIPVTGESYCNCENQSEAPYCSSLHALHRVKDCQCGEEDEYFDWVWDDLNKSTATLLTCDNRKVNFHMEYSCGTAAIRGNKELADGQHFWEIKMTSPVYGTDMMVGIGTSDVNLDKYRHTFCSLLGKDEDSWGLSYTGLLHHKGDKTNFSSRFGQGSIIGVHLDTWHGTLTFFKNRKCIGVAATKLQNKKFYPMVCSTAAKSSMKVIRSCASCTSLQYLCCYRLRQLLPDYMDTLEALPLPPGLKQVLHNKLGWVLSMNYSTSKPSSSSSSSGSDSDSSCGSDAEACQRKRCRRT; encoded by the exons ATGGCACGACGCACGAGGAGCAGCAGGGCCTGGCATTTCGTCCTGAGTGGGGTGCGGCGTGAGGTGGACACCCGGGCTGTTGCCTTGGCCACTGGTGTGCGTGGCTGGGGCTACGACTCCGACGGGCAG cacagtgacTCTGATTCAGAGCCAGAGTTTTCCTCGCTCTCGCCTTCCATCCCAAGTGCCATCCCTGTGACTGGAGAGTCCTACTGCAACTGTGAGAACCAGAGCGAAGCACCCTACTGCTCCAGCCTGCATGCCCTCCACCGCGTCAAGGACTGCCAGTGCGGCGAGGAGGATGAGT ATTTCGACTGGGTGTGGGATGACCTGAATAAGTCAACAGCCACCCTGCTGACCTGCGACAACCGCAAGGTGAATTTCCACATGGAGTACAGCTGCGGCACTGCTGCCATCCGGGGGAACAAGGAGCTGGCAGACGGGCAGCACTTCTGGGAGATCAAGATGACCTCCCCTGTCTACGGCACAGACATG ATGGTGGGAATTGGGACGTCTGATGTGAATCTGGACAAGTACCGCCACAccttctgcagcctgctgggcaAGGACGAGGACAGCTGGGGACTCTCTTACACAG GACTACTGCATCACAAGGGAGACAAAACAAACTTCTCTTCGAGGTTTGGCCAAGGCTCCATCATCGGGGTTCATTTGGACACGTGGCATGGGACGCTCACGTTCTTCAAAAACCGCAAGTGCATAG GAGTTGCAGCCACGAAGCTGCAGAACAAGAAGTTTTACCCCATGGTGTGCTCGACAGCGGCCAAGAGCAGCATGAAGGTGATCCGCTCCTGCGCCAGCTGCACGTCCCTCCAGTATCTCTGCTGTTACCGCCTGCGCCAGCTCCTGCCTGACTACATGGACACGCTGGAGGCGCTGCCATTACCACCGGGACTCAAGCAGGTGCTACACAACAAACTGGGGTGGGTCTTGAGCATGAACTATAGCACATCaaagccttcctcctcctcctcctcatcagGAAGCGACTCAGATAGCTCCTGTGGCTCAGATGCAGAGGCCTGCCAAAGGAAGAGGTGCAGGAGGACGTAA
- the SPSB3 gene encoding SPRY domain-containing SOCS box protein 3 isoform X2: protein MARRTRSSRAWHFVLSGVRREVDTRAVALATGVRGWGYDSDGQQHSDSDSEPEFSSLSPSIPSAIPVTGESYCNCENQSEAPYCSSLHALHRVKDCQCGEEDEYFDWVWDDLNKSTATLLTCDNRKVNFHMEYSCGTAAIRGNKELADGQHFWEIKMTSPVYGTDMMVGIGTSDVNLDKYRHTFCSLLGKDEDSWGLSYTGLLHHKGDKTNFSSRFGQGSIIGVHLDTWHGTLTFFKNRKCIGVAATKLQNKKFYPMVCSTAAKSSMKVIRSCASCTSLQYLCCYRLRQLLPDYMDTLEALPLPPGLKQVLHNKLGWVLSMNYSTSKPSSSSSSSGSDSDSSCGSDAEACQRKRCRRT from the exons ATGGCACGACGCACGAGGAGCAGCAGGGCCTGGCATTTCGTCCTGAGTGGGGTGCGGCGTGAGGTGGACACCCGGGCTGTTGCCTTGGCCACTGGTGTGCGTGGCTGGGGCTACGACTCCGACGGGCAG cagcacagtgacTCTGATTCAGAGCCAGAGTTTTCCTCGCTCTCGCCTTCCATCCCAAGTGCCATCCCTGTGACTGGAGAGTCCTACTGCAACTGTGAGAACCAGAGCGAAGCACCCTACTGCTCCAGCCTGCATGCCCTCCACCGCGTCAAGGACTGCCAGTGCGGCGAGGAGGATGAGT ATTTCGACTGGGTGTGGGATGACCTGAATAAGTCAACAGCCACCCTGCTGACCTGCGACAACCGCAAGGTGAATTTCCACATGGAGTACAGCTGCGGCACTGCTGCCATCCGGGGGAACAAGGAGCTGGCAGACGGGCAGCACTTCTGGGAGATCAAGATGACCTCCCCTGTCTACGGCACAGACATG ATGGTGGGAATTGGGACGTCTGATGTGAATCTGGACAAGTACCGCCACAccttctgcagcctgctgggcaAGGACGAGGACAGCTGGGGACTCTCTTACACAG GACTACTGCATCACAAGGGAGACAAAACAAACTTCTCTTCGAGGTTTGGCCAAGGCTCCATCATCGGGGTTCATTTGGACACGTGGCATGGGACGCTCACGTTCTTCAAAAACCGCAAGTGCATAG GAGTTGCAGCCACGAAGCTGCAGAACAAGAAGTTTTACCCCATGGTGTGCTCGACAGCGGCCAAGAGCAGCATGAAGGTGATCCGCTCCTGCGCCAGCTGCACGTCCCTCCAGTATCTCTGCTGTTACCGCCTGCGCCAGCTCCTGCCTGACTACATGGACACGCTGGAGGCGCTGCCATTACCACCGGGACTCAAGCAGGTGCTACACAACAAACTGGGGTGGGTCTTGAGCATGAACTATAGCACATCaaagccttcctcctcctcctcctcatcagGAAGCGACTCAGATAGCTCCTGTGGCTCAGATGCAGAGGCCTGCCAAAGGAAGAGGTGCAGGAGGACGTAA
- the EME2 gene encoding LOW QUALITY PROTEIN: probable crossover junction endonuclease EME2 (The sequence of the model RefSeq protein was modified relative to this genomic sequence to represent the inferred CDS: inserted 2 bases in 1 codon; substituted 1 base at 1 genomic stop codon): MVQPHCWSSDIHRSGGNGAEVSIEGGLLKDPGSDTWVKVLSSLDCKYSSEPLAIPCSITWRRSMLNTDGLVAKTEEEKEVLVLIEPEDFLKCLLSLLQSFVNVPSASQPDLNQVLPLASLEGSSTKTWGIVRLDASRCSQEQGRQQALSHRKQSPSSQPGPELSVTQEEILEALVVPQLWGNTKELFLDTWQEFGQRVSVLTKAIAKHPYKRQLELQELPFCTAGAXGPGVXVEDSTGHWQVWKRQIQQFYRVATATAIEEAHPSPSLLLQVSLHTPQRTVKSLEAEGRE, from the exons gTCTCCTCAAAGATCCTGGCTCAGACACTTGGGTGAAGGTTTTAAGTTCCTTGGACTGTAAATACTCTTCTGAGCCTCTGGCAATTCCCTGCAGCATAACCTGGAGGAGAAGCATGCTAAACACT gaTGGCCTCGTGGCAAAGactgaagaggagaaagaggtgTTGGTGTTGATAGAGCCAGAAGATTTTCTTAAGTGCCTCCTTTC CTTGCTTCAAAGTTTTGTTAATGTCCCATCAGCAAGTCAGCCTGATCTAAACCAAGTGTTGCCTTTGGCCAGTCTGGAGGGCTCCTCCACCAAAACCTGGGGCATTGTCAGGCTGGATGCCTCCAG GTGTAGTCAGGAGCAGGGCAGACAGCAGGCACTGAGCCATAGGAAGCAGagtcccagctcccagcctggcccagagCTGTCTGTGACTCAGGAGGAGATACTGGAG GCGCTGGTGGTGCCGCAGCTGTGGGGCAACACCAAAGAGCTGTTCCTAGACACGTGGCAGGAATTTGGCCAGCGTGTTTCTGTGCTGACGAAGGCAATAGCAAAACACCCATACAA gaggcagctggagtTGCAAGAGTTGCCTTTCTGCACTGCTGGGGC TGGGCCAGGGGTGTGAGTGGAGGACAGCACAGGACACTGGCAGGTGTGGAAAAGACAAATCCAGCAGTTTTACAGAGTTGCAACAGCAACAGCTATAGAAGAAGCACATCCCTCCCCAAGTCTCCTGTTACAAGTCAGCCTTCACACCCCTCAGCGTACTGTTAAAAGCTTGGAGGCTGAAGGTAGGGAGTAG